Sequence from the Chiloscyllium plagiosum isolate BGI_BamShark_2017 chromosome 34, ASM401019v2, whole genome shotgun sequence genome:
aatgagtgtccggggccttggatggtgagcatggaagaggtaaaggggcaggtgttgcaccttctgcgattgcatgtgaagatgccgtgtgtgatgggagaggtgttaggtgtgatgggaaggtgccgtgtgtgatgggagaggtgttaggtgtgatgggaaggtgccgtgtgtgatgggagaggtgttaggtgtgatggaggagtggactaggttgtcccgGAGGGAACAATCTCTGCGGAGTGCAGacaaggggagggaagggaagatgtgtttagtgatAGTGTTgtgttggagttggcgaaaatggcggaggattattctttgcatgtgaaagctggtggggtgaaaggtgagaacaagagggaccctatccttgttctgggagaggagggagggggtgaggttcATGGCGCGAGAGATGGACCGCACGCTGTTGAGAGCCGagtcaacaactgtaggtgggaagccatgggtggagaaggagcacatattaagagcaccactttggaaagtggcctcattgGAACAAATGTGGCGGAGgtgaaggagctgagagaaagtgatagagtccttacaggacgtagggtgagaagagctgtagtccagatagctgtgtgAGTCAGCTAGACtcagctggaggagaaagtgaggtctgcagatgctggagatcaaagttgaaactttattgctggaacagcacagcaggtcaggcagcatccagggaacaggagattcgacgtttcgggcacaggcccttcttcaggaatgaagctggagTCAGCATAacccaaacctgaatgttgtccaagtcttgctgcttATGGAAGTCTACTTCAGTATCTTAGGAGACACCAGTGCTTTCAAGAACTGAGGTGAGGTTAAAAAGCTCAACATCTATacttaaaaatactcaatagTCACAAAGCTCTAAAACATCTTGACCATGAAACGGGTCACTAACAGTGTATTTTCATATTAAGAGGataacagtccaaaaatgtgtaggtcatgctaaattgccctagtgttaggtgaaggggtaaatgtaggggtatgagtgggttgcgcttcggcgtgtcggtgtggacttgttgggccgaagggcctgtttccacactgtaagtaatctaataacatCATATCTGCAGATTttcaaacagaaaaagaaaacaattcaaatttaaaaaacatttacagaggaacttcgattatccaaaggacatgggcgtGGAATATttcgtttggttaattgaattctggataatagtttagccaagcatcgggaccttgcgagtTTGCTgaataatccaatatttggataatcgagatgCCTCTGTCTTTGAAATACAAAAAGCAACCACATAAAAGTCACCATAGGGCTGCTTTTTCCTTAGAGATGACAAGTGGTGGTTTAACTCtcaggtcaccatgcctcaggaaaAGGGCAAAGTGGAGAAGGCAGGACTTTCATGGTAACGTCAGCCAGGATGGGAACTCACCCCACATTGTTGATGTTGCTCTGCACTacaaaccaactgagctaaccaaccctcaaCCATATAAAATGCTTTTAACTAGATATTAGGGAACACATTAGACACTGATTCAATACAAAGTTTTATGAATCACAATCAGATATATTTTTTATTGTCTACAGCACTTCAAGAAAGTTATTAATTGTATGAGAAGCATTTTGGGAAATTTGAGAGAAGTGATAAGACACGTATAACTTCAGGACTTGCGCCTGGATCTTCAGTGAGTTGTAATGACTTCAGAGTCCTTTATAAATATCAGGGAACAATTCAGGGATTCCCTACCTCATTTTGcaattttcaatttcagattgGGCTGCTTTGGGTAAAGAGTCTTGACCTGGCCAGTTCATTGCTTGGCCTATTCTCTGAATTTCCATAGAGTCAGGAAAAGCTTTTCAAAGAGTAGTGGCTCATAATATCTCAGAGGTACCATCATCCATAGGGATCCTTTTAAAAGGCAAGTTCAAAAGGTCCCTGGTCTGCCTCAATGTCAGACTATGACCCTTATTCATTACCCATGGGTCCTTATGCCACACCCCTGGCCCTCAGCCCAGGGGCACCATTCAACCCCAAGGCCCCTCATATCAGGCTATTGCACTTGCATACACATTCACTCACTGTGCACTGTATAGAAGCACAGAACTCTATAATAACAAGATGTGTAAAAAAAGAGAGAAGTAATTCATTTGTCACGTctcactttctttttaaaaaacctcCTTTTACTACATGACAATTAAAGTGTGAATCACCCAGATCCCTTAATGTATCAATAGCACTTAAACTACCTTTTGTTTGGCGACAATATGCAATGACAAGAGATGACAGGTCAGCTGTTTAAACACACTAACAGATGGCTGGGTATTCAGTCCGTTTCATCATGCATTCTTGGCATTGCTTAcaccatagagttatagagatgtacagcatggaaacagacccttcggtccaatccatacATGCCgctcagatatcccaacccaatctaatcccacctgccagcacctggcccatatccctccaaacccttcctattcatatacccatccaaatgcctcttaaatgttgcaattgtattagcctccaccacttcctctggcagctcattccatacatgtaccactctctgtgtgaaaaagttgccccgtaagtctcttttatatcttacccctctcaccctaaacctatgccctctagttctggactccctgaccccaagaaaaagactttgcctatttaccctatccatgcccctcataattttgtaagcctctataaggtcacccctcagccttcgacgctccagggaaaacagccccagcctgttcagcctctccctatagctcaaatcctccaaccctggcaacatcattgtaaatcttttctgaatcctttcaagtttcacaacgtctttctgataggaaggaaaccataattgcatgtaatattccaacagtggcctaaccaatgtcctgtacagccgcaacatgacctcccaaccactgtactcaatattctgatcaataaagcataccaaatgccttcttcactatgttaTCTACCTGCGACAGGTTGCAAGGTCTCAAGCGCTTGCAATTTCTGCTGTTGATAATATTAAAGGATCTGAATGCTTAGTACTTTCATTGTTTCTAATGAATTATTCTAAAAAGTAACAAATAAATtacttgtttttaaaactttttgttTTTATACATCCTAGTGTCACTGTAGGGttctgatgggtgaatgggcctGGCATGGAGGAATAGGTGGGTCTAATAACATGGCCTGGAGGTGCATAAAGGACTATGGAGTTGGGTAAAGAGGAttgaggtgcagtggacagattGTGGGAAGAGTATGCGAGGTGTCAGGGTAAGGGGTCAAAGGCCTGAGCACTTTCACTACAATCGAGACAATGTTTAAATGGTCCAGCCTGGTGCTGCGGGATAAATGTGCCTCATCACCCATTGGCTCATGTCTGCCTCAGGCTTCTCTTAAATCAGTTGGTCTGGCTGCAGCTGTCCTCCATTTTCTGGCACTGAAGTTTGCACCTCTGGAGCCACTGCCATCGGAGATGCTCGGCAGAAGCTCGGAATTTTCCTGACTCTATCTGCCTCAAGGATGAAAATCCAAACCTTGATTTCAAAATATGACCATGAACAGAGCCATGTGACAAGGTCAATGTCACCCCATGTCTCACTCTGGGCTCAAGATagttcatcatcagcaaattAATTACAAAAAATCACAATCATTACATACATTTCTGTCTTATTGTCACAGGTCTAAAAGGACAGTGAAACAATTACCAGTTCAAATCAGAGAATCTCGAATTGCTAATTCCAATATAGTTGCCCTCCATATGTGGGGCTACTATCTACGTGCTAATTCATTATAATTGCATATGCTTATGTTTCACAACAGTAGAATGAGCTAAACAACAAGTAAACCAGGTAACAGCTAAGAGGATAATGCTTTCATATTCTTTGCTGTGCTCCCATGAAGAGTGGTGTGTAGTGGAAGGACTCTCAGGCTGATTCACAGTCTTGCAGGAATATACCTTCCATGGTCCTATAGTCCATCTCTTATACCAACCAACAGAGGTGTTAGTTCAATGCAGTGGGAAGGATTTATTGGATATCTTTCTATGAGATGTGATGTCCTTTCACACCTACTGGAATATTTTCTAAACTTCATAAAAGCTTCCATTCAGATAAAGATGGCTTTGAAAACTAACACATTAAACAAATAGGTTTTATTTGCTGGGTTGAACTCAATTCTTGCTCATGCTTATGTGGTGAGGAGGTGCTTTATACTTTCATGGATATGTCTCTTTTATTGGTACAAAACAAGGTATATTATTGAAGTTCTGTTATAGTGTGAAGAGATCAAAGATATTAAAAAGCAATCTGTTCACCGGCCAGTAAGGGATTTTCCAGGGGCATGAATTTTCCCGTGCAACACGTCATGTGGCTTACTTCATGTGTGGCGTACTTTTAAATCCACACTCTTTCCTCACCTTTCTCAAAACTATTGCTTTGCTGGTACAGAAGAACCTTGACTGTCTGGCAAGATCGTGATGCTCGGCCTGGGTACAGGGTTATCCGGCATTccattaaccaaacaaaatattcccgcctgtgtcctttggataattgaggttcctctgttttACCTCTCttgtaaaatatttcaattaattCTACAAAAATGCTCTTCAAATACAATACATTTCATACACTCAGAGTCACGGTGAGAGGAATTTTTCTTGTGTCATTTCACTCATTTGTTCCTGTAATGATATTTGTTACCAGTGAAGTGTCGTTCACCAATGTTTCTTCCAAATTCCTCACTGGTCTTGATTATAACGTAAACTGACAGGCTACAGGATTGTGTTGAATTTGAAGAGAATTGGCCGTCAAGGATCTGTAAAATAGACTTCGCctccattattttaaatctggcaCCAAGAAGATCTCAAGGTGTCCAGCAACAGTGATATTAATAGGAAAAACACTACTCCCGCTGAAGTATTCTTACAGTCAGCAAATCAAAAACATGAAAATAATAagccttttgtttttaatattaaaatttcACAGATTGCAAAATAAACAACTGGGACTTACATTTATGGAAGCTAAAAAGTATCATAAATATCACATTTAGTTTCTTAGAAGTTTATCTTGATGAAGAACTCTGATATCCAACAGGAATTCTTCAGGGCCATTAAGACTGTTTAGTAGTAAAAATAAACCTTTTATGTGGTCAATATTGTGGAGGTGGCTATCATCACAAGTTcttgtaaataatatttacaaaGCTCTGGCTGTCTGGCtggcaaaagcacagcagagatTAGAAGCAAAGTGCTGCATGGTCAGGCAACACTGTCATTTCATCTAAACAGGTGTTTGAACAAACTTCAAACTTGATGGTCTCAAGTCCTCTTTACTTGCTAGGTGAAAATGGTTGTGTTAGAATGCAGATGCTCAGCTTACAAATGGATTCTGACCAACTATAGCAAATGGGAAATCAAGTTTAAAGTTCACACTGGTGTATCAAGCAGTGATTCAACATCAAAATGAAGGAACACACCCTGCACCTATTTTATGTTAGGCACTGAGCGTGTTCAATGAAGTCAGTACATACCACAAGTGTAGGTTTCTTTTCCCCCACCCATGACAGTATTTGAATTTGTGGCAAGAGCTGATTGTCGGGAGGCAAGATTTAACATGCTGATAAGTTGAAAACCTATGTTTGACTGCATATGTTGCCCCAGTCTATGacagttatttttaaatcaaccagtGCAGGTAATATCAGGGCAGGCGGTACTTGATCCCAGGCACTCTGGTTCAGATGTTGGGACACTACCATAGTGTCACACCTTTATTTCGTTGAATATTGTCTCAATTCTTCAAGGctcttcactttatccatgcgTCTCTCAAATTCCTTCCTACAGTCTTGTCGCAGACACCTTACCTCCTCAATGGAACAATTTAAAGTGGAACTTAAATCCTCTTCAGTCCTTTTgagaatttcctgaagaaggaggCATATTAGTGAGCCTGTAAATTGACAACGTTTTAAAATTCTAAATGTTAGATGAATCAATTAACTGCATCGATAAGGCACGGCAGCAAGGCTGCAATTTACTGACTTCTTCTTAAAAACTGAGGACTTGATATGGAAGGGAGGCATAAAATAATTACATTACCATCCAAGTAACCTCCTCAGCCTGTATTTATCCAAGACTCAAGCttccactcactcactccctgtCTAAAGTAGGGCAGGAGAGCTCTGCTCCAAAAATCAGGAAAGTACAGAAGTATGCCCGTGctgactctttgaaagagctgttcATTTTAGTCCCATATCTCAGCCTTCCCAGTACATGTCTACAAAGACAAAGGTAATGGCTGTTTTTGTGAAAAACTGGCagcaaaaaaaccccaaaataCAGCAATACCAAATAAATCATTTCAGATTATTCAATAATTGGTTCTAACTGAAATCAAAAACTGGTTTCTAGACTTTAATTTGGCCACAGTTGAGATTAATATAACTTGCCAAAAATAAATCAACTATCTAAGCAAACCTTGGAAAGGTGGTGGTAAAGGTCAAAGTATGCTACCAAGGAAATTTCATGTACCTGTAGCTCCTGATTCGACAAGCTGAGCTCTGGGCTGGGCTTCTGCCTGAGAACTTCAATTGTGTGTTTATTCTGCCAGAAAGTTTCACTGGCCGTCAGATTTGAACCGTCCACTTCAACAGTTTCTTTAGCAGGTTCTGAATCTAGGGGAGATTCAAGATCTATATTTTTATAGCTGCAATGGAATCACAAGGTTTTGAATACATTAATAGAAACAATCTTTTGAGAAACAGTTTCACCCTGCAGGTCTGTACTGTGGGCTAGAATTTCTGCTCAGCAACACTATAGTACATCGAGCACTTGTTTATAGTCTGATTGGGTCAGATTGAAAAGGAGATTGGCTACTGTCTTTCTGATCCCACTGTCAGCTTACATGAAGAAACATGCAGATATAAATTTCTCCTTCATAGATTTAACTTCCTTAAGCTAGCTTTTGGATTTGAATAATGCCAGTCTCCAAATAAGGCCACAATTAAACTCGCTTTTACAGAATTCAAATCTCaaaatctgccatggtggaatttgaaagcaTGTTGGATCAGTGGTGGCAGTTCCTTCATAGAAGTATTGAGCACTGCCCACAGCTTTCTCAAATGCATAGATGAATCTCATGTCACAGAAGACTCCCAAGTATAAACCTACATCCCAAATACCCAAAGGCTGTGACCTCATGCTATATATTTAGCATTCAGCAGTAACAAAGAGTTTTGTCATTATATATATTCAGGTGTAGGCGAAATACCTGCTCCAATTCAGATAGTTAACTTAGCACTGGTCAAGCAAACTCTCACACCAGATTACATTAAATGGCAAATTATATCAAAGTTGACTAGCATATCTCAAGAATGTGGTAAACAAACAAATTTATAATATAGATATAACTTTGGAAGAATTTGTTACACATTCATCATATCATCAGACTAACCTTCATTTTCTATTTGAAAGGCTTTTCGGTACAGTTTTAATATTTCCTTTGCTTCCCGTTGCTCCTCTCTGTTGTCAAGTGCACGTTGAAGGGAGGCTTGTATTGCTTCTGTTCCTTTTAAAGTTTCACCCAGCTCCTTTGCCAGCTCAGCTGATGGAACATCTATTAGTGTCTATCAAATAAAGGTACATTGAAAGCTACTGAATTTTTAAATTGACCTTCTTACAATTCAGGGATAAAAGGTAGAAGCAATTGGATTACAAGTTGACTTAATTCCTGTCCCATTTTTTAGTAACAAATCCTAACAGTGTCTCCAAAGAAATGCAACTGTCTTCAAATGGACTTGAAGAGTTTTACAAAATAATTCCAAAAAGGAACCGGATTTTCTTGTGGATTCAACTGCAATTGGAACCAGACTAATAACTAATCTTGAGAAGGATCACAAGAGAcatatttaaa
This genomic interval carries:
- the dffa gene encoding DNA fragmentation factor subunit alpha → MIRFLSFFVFLWLLSLWCRGKEKLCLGKSDARQTFTVVLEDDGTVVDDEDYFKYLPENTKFMILDSSQEWTPANVEFKNDSDTRMNDDIDGVGSVDSVDYPEQSSDWRVLAKQLRQNLARIITMSESDLQTLIDVPSAELAKELGETLKGTEAIQASLQRALDNREEQREAKEILKLYRKAFQIENEDSEPAKETVEVDGSNLTASETFWQNKHTIEVLRQKPSPELSLSNQELQEILKRTEEDLSSTLNCSIEEVRCLRQDCRKEFERRMDKVKSLEELRQYSTK